A region of Phalacrocorax carbo chromosome 9, bPhaCar2.1, whole genome shotgun sequence DNA encodes the following proteins:
- the EXD2 gene encoding exonuclease 3'-5' domain-containing protein 2 isoform X1 translates to MPKQTAVTVTLATLLGVAVGGLVLWKAAQRRKGKACCSSQQEEAVLNSGDEKLIKAEDKEVLSFFRSSTFSWVERTLGADIVIVSEQEEWDCVEPLLKKELEKWPVLGVDCEWVSVEGKANPVSLLQMASSSGLCVLVRLPRLVASGHTIPKTLLDIMADSTVLKVGVGCWEDACKLLHDYSLPVKGSVDLRYLAMRQRKDLLHSCLSLKSLAEKVLNCSLDKSPHVRCSNWEAEELTQDQVLYAARDAQVSVALFLHLLGFASLSATSEGENSIAAWEKALGKCRGLVDVPFRGRRSGNAGEEKSGEGHSPQKTRNRRSSMNGQLSGSQQVRDPRRQKRKPLGVGYSARKSPLYDNCFLHAPDGQPLCTCDRKKAQWYLDKRIGELVSTEPFIVKLRFEPSGRPESQVDYYLTIKENLCVVCGKRESYIRKNIVPHEYRRHFPIQMKDHNSHDVLLLCTSCHAISNYYDNHLKQQLAEEFGAPMGSEEGVRLLEDPLRRQVRSGARALLNADSLPDPRRAELLQSIKDFFNTEAVTPEMLQEAAGLETRIFNESYIPHGLKVVQCFAKGGLRSLMQLERRWRQHFLDSMQPKHLPEQWSVDHNHLKLIRKYGEDLQIELS, encoded by the exons atgcccAAGCAAACAGCAGTGACAGTTACTTTGGCGACCCTGCTGGGTGTTGCTGTGGGGGGCCTGGTTTTGTGGAAAGCAGCCCAGCGTCGGAAAGGAAAAGCATGCTGTAGTAGTCAGCAAGAGGAAGCAGTTTTAAACTCGGGAGATGAGAAACTGATAAAGGCAGAGGATAAGGAGGTACTTTCCTTCTTCAGATCTTCCACCTTTTCTTGGGTAGAGAGGACCCTTGGTGCAGACATAGTGATAGTTTCAGAGCAGGAGGAGTGGGATTGTGTTGAACCCTTGCTGAAGAAGGAGCTGGAGAAGTGGCCAGTGCTTGGAGTTGATTGTGAGTGG GTATCTGTGGAGGGAAAAGCAAATCCTGTGTCCCTTCTACAGATGGCTTCTTCCAGTGGCCTCTGCGTTCTTGTTCGGTTGCCCAGGCTTGTTGCCAGTGGACACACCATCCCAAAGACCCTGTTGGACATCATGGCGGATAGCACTGTGTTGAAAGTTGGGGTAGGGTGCTGGGAAGATGCTTGCAAGTTACTTCATGATTATAGTCTTCCAGTCAAAGGGAGTGTGGATCTCCGGTATTTAGCCATGAGACAGCG GAAGGATCTACTTCACAGCTGCCTTAGCCTTAAGTCTTTAGCTGAAAAAGTCCTGAACTGCTCGCTTGACAAGTCTCCTCATGTGCGTTGCAGCAACTGGGAGGCAGAAGAACTGACACAAGATCAG GTTCTCTATGCTGCTAGGGATGCCCAGGTCTCAGTGGCTCTGTTCCTCCATTTGCTGGGATTTGCCAGCCTCTCTGCTACATCCGAAGGTGAAAACTCTATTGCTGCTTGGGAAAAAGCTCTGGGTAAATGCCGGGGCTTGGTGGATGTCCCATTTAGGGGAAGAAGGAGTGGCAACGCAGGAGAGGAGAAGAGTGGAGAGGGACATTCCCCTCAGAAAACAAGGAATCGGAGATCTTCGATGAACGGCCAGCTCTCTGGCAGTCAGCAAGTGAGAGATCCTCGGAGGCAGAAGCGAAAGCCTCTGGGTGTGGGATATTCTGCAAG AAAATCTCCACTGTATGACAACTGCTTCCTGCATGCACCAGACGGACAGCCCCTGTGCACTTGTGATCGCAAGAAGGCTCAGTGGTATCTGGACAAGAGGATTGGAG AGCTAGTTAGCACAGAGCCATTCATTGTGAAGCTGCGCTTTGAGCCTTCAGGACGTCCTGAGTCTCAAGTTGATTATTATCTGACTATTAAAGAGAACCTGTGTGTTGTATGTGGCAAGCGAGAGTCCTATATCCG GAAGAACATTGTTCCTCATGAATACCGAAGACACTTCCCCATCCAGATGAAGGACCACAACTCTCATGACGTTCTGCTGCTCTGCACGTCCTGCCATGCCATCTCCAATTACTATGACAACCATCTcaagcagcagctggctgaggAGTTTGGTGCCCCCATGGGCTCCGAGGAAGGCGTGCGTCTGCTGGAGGACCCTCTGCGCAGGCAAGTGCGCTCGGGTGCACGAGCTCTGCTGAATGCAGACAGCCTGCCTGACCCCCGAAGGGCAGAACTTCTGCAAAGCATCAAGGACTTCTTTAATACAGAGGCAGTCACCCCAGAGATGCTCCAGGAAGCAGCTGGTCTGGAAACCAG GATCTTCAACGAGAGCTACATACCACATGGACTGAAGGTGGTGCAGTGTTTTGCTAAAGGAGGCCTGCGCTCCCTTATGCAGTTAGAGAGACGCTGGCGGCAGCATTTCTTGGACAGCATGCAgcccaagcatctcccagagcAATGGTCAGTGGACCATAACCACTTGAAGCTGATCCGAAAGTATGGGGAGGATCTTCAGATTGAGCTGTCATGA
- the EXD2 gene encoding exonuclease 3'-5' domain-containing protein 2 isoform X2 — translation MASSSGLCVLVRLPRLVASGHTIPKTLLDIMADSTVLKVGVGCWEDACKLLHDYSLPVKGSVDLRYLAMRQRKDLLHSCLSLKSLAEKVLNCSLDKSPHVRCSNWEAEELTQDQVLYAARDAQVSVALFLHLLGFASLSATSEGENSIAAWEKALGKCRGLVDVPFRGRRSGNAGEEKSGEGHSPQKTRNRRSSMNGQLSGSQQVRDPRRQKRKPLGVGYSARKSPLYDNCFLHAPDGQPLCTCDRKKAQWYLDKRIGELVSTEPFIVKLRFEPSGRPESQVDYYLTIKENLCVVCGKRESYIRKNIVPHEYRRHFPIQMKDHNSHDVLLLCTSCHAISNYYDNHLKQQLAEEFGAPMGSEEGVRLLEDPLRRQVRSGARALLNADSLPDPRRAELLQSIKDFFNTEAVTPEMLQEAAGLETRIFNESYIPHGLKVVQCFAKGGLRSLMQLERRWRQHFLDSMQPKHLPEQWSVDHNHLKLIRKYGEDLQIELS, via the exons ATGGCTTCTTCCAGTGGCCTCTGCGTTCTTGTTCGGTTGCCCAGGCTTGTTGCCAGTGGACACACCATCCCAAAGACCCTGTTGGACATCATGGCGGATAGCACTGTGTTGAAAGTTGGGGTAGGGTGCTGGGAAGATGCTTGCAAGTTACTTCATGATTATAGTCTTCCAGTCAAAGGGAGTGTGGATCTCCGGTATTTAGCCATGAGACAGCG GAAGGATCTACTTCACAGCTGCCTTAGCCTTAAGTCTTTAGCTGAAAAAGTCCTGAACTGCTCGCTTGACAAGTCTCCTCATGTGCGTTGCAGCAACTGGGAGGCAGAAGAACTGACACAAGATCAG GTTCTCTATGCTGCTAGGGATGCCCAGGTCTCAGTGGCTCTGTTCCTCCATTTGCTGGGATTTGCCAGCCTCTCTGCTACATCCGAAGGTGAAAACTCTATTGCTGCTTGGGAAAAAGCTCTGGGTAAATGCCGGGGCTTGGTGGATGTCCCATTTAGGGGAAGAAGGAGTGGCAACGCAGGAGAGGAGAAGAGTGGAGAGGGACATTCCCCTCAGAAAACAAGGAATCGGAGATCTTCGATGAACGGCCAGCTCTCTGGCAGTCAGCAAGTGAGAGATCCTCGGAGGCAGAAGCGAAAGCCTCTGGGTGTGGGATATTCTGCAAG AAAATCTCCACTGTATGACAACTGCTTCCTGCATGCACCAGACGGACAGCCCCTGTGCACTTGTGATCGCAAGAAGGCTCAGTGGTATCTGGACAAGAGGATTGGAG AGCTAGTTAGCACAGAGCCATTCATTGTGAAGCTGCGCTTTGAGCCTTCAGGACGTCCTGAGTCTCAAGTTGATTATTATCTGACTATTAAAGAGAACCTGTGTGTTGTATGTGGCAAGCGAGAGTCCTATATCCG GAAGAACATTGTTCCTCATGAATACCGAAGACACTTCCCCATCCAGATGAAGGACCACAACTCTCATGACGTTCTGCTGCTCTGCACGTCCTGCCATGCCATCTCCAATTACTATGACAACCATCTcaagcagcagctggctgaggAGTTTGGTGCCCCCATGGGCTCCGAGGAAGGCGTGCGTCTGCTGGAGGACCCTCTGCGCAGGCAAGTGCGCTCGGGTGCACGAGCTCTGCTGAATGCAGACAGCCTGCCTGACCCCCGAAGGGCAGAACTTCTGCAAAGCATCAAGGACTTCTTTAATACAGAGGCAGTCACCCCAGAGATGCTCCAGGAAGCAGCTGGTCTGGAAACCAG GATCTTCAACGAGAGCTACATACCACATGGACTGAAGGTGGTGCAGTGTTTTGCTAAAGGAGGCCTGCGCTCCCTTATGCAGTTAGAGAGACGCTGGCGGCAGCATTTCTTGGACAGCATGCAgcccaagcatctcccagagcAATGGTCAGTGGACCATAACCACTTGAAGCTGATCCGAAAGTATGGGGAGGATCTTCAGATTGAGCTGTCATGA